The following coding sequences are from one Planctomycetaceae bacterium window:
- a CDS encoding Gfo/Idh/MocA family oxidoreductase yields MKKWRFGIVGAGLIAEFHIKAIADIDAQLIAVCDINKARADKMASKHNCKSYGSYQELCQDKEIDIVTIATPSGLHMEPSIAAAQAGKHVICEKPMEVTTERIDEILCAHKKAGTRICTIFPTRFHKAFKPIKEAVAKGRFGRITFASVSAPFWRTDEYYNGTWHGTWKLDGGGALMNQTIHTIDLLCAVMPQVESVQAYMNNLAHPQIEAEDTAVAVLKFVDGTLGSIYGTTGSYPGEQRCFTITGTNGTVVLRDDMITTWQFRDELSEDEQIRQRFAKTDGKSGVADPADISHQGHTDNFKGFINCLESGEKFELEGNEGRKSVQLIRAIYQSAKDMKMVKLCITK; encoded by the coding sequence ATGAAAAAATGGAGATTTGGTATCGTAGGCGCTGGTTTGATAGCGGAGTTTCATATAAAAGCCATCGCGGATATAGATGCACAGTTGATTGCGGTTTGTGATATAAATAAAGCACGTGCTGATAAAATGGCTTCTAAGCATAACTGCAAATCTTACGGTTCATATCAGGAGCTTTGCCAGGACAAAGAAATAGATATTGTAACGATTGCTACTCCGAGTGGTTTGCATATGGAACCTTCAATTGCTGCTGCCCAGGCCGGCAAACATGTTATTTGCGAAAAGCCAATGGAAGTTACAACCGAAAGAATAGACGAAATACTATGTGCCCATAAAAAGGCGGGTACTCGTATTTGCACAATATTTCCCACACGTTTTCATAAGGCATTTAAGCCAATCAAAGAAGCTGTTGCAAAAGGGCGTTTTGGGCGGATAACATTTGCATCAGTATCTGCTCCATTTTGGCGTACTGATGAATATTACAATGGTACATGGCATGGAACATGGAAACTTGATGGTGGCGGGGCATTGATGAATCAAACCATTCATACGATAGACCTTCTTTGTGCTGTTATGCCGCAAGTTGAGTCAGTTCAGGCTTACATGAATAATCTTGCTCATCCGCAGATTGAAGCCGAGGATACCGCGGTAGCCGTACTGAAGTTTGTAGATGGAACACTCGGTTCTATATACGGCACTACGGGTTCGTATCCCGGCGAACAAAGATGTTTTACAATAACTGGAACAAATGGAACAGTTGTTCTTCGAGATGATATGATTACAACATGGCAGTTTAGAGATGAATTGTCTGAAGATGAACAAATTCGCCAAAGATTTGCTAAAACTGATGGCAAGTCGGGCGTTGCCGATCCTGCTGACATAAGCCATCAAGGCCATACCGATAATTTCAAAGGATTTATCAATTGTCTTGAGTCTGGCGAAAAATTTGAATTGGAAGGCAATGAAGGCCGAAAATCTGTACAGCTTATCCGGGCGATATATCAATCTGCTAAGGATATGAAAATGGTAAAACTATGCATAACTAAATAG